From one Sulfurimonas sp. HSL-3221 genomic stretch:
- a CDS encoding response regulator transcription factor, whose amino-acid sequence MAKILLIEDDTEITALLERYLGQYGMEVVSYTHPESALASLGIESYDAVLLDLTLPQIDGLEVCRRLRERSDIPIIISSARHDLSDKVIALEYGADDYLPKPYEPRELVARIQSHLRRYAGTVTRQSSRFSVDAARMRIDKEGEPLSLTVAEYELLALLIKHKGEVVSRDFIANNVDAIGWESTERSIDVLIGRIRRKIETDPKHPAFIHSVRGVGYKFTE is encoded by the coding sequence ATGGCAAAAATACTGCTGATCGAAGATGACACCGAGATCACCGCACTGCTTGAACGCTACCTCGGGCAGTACGGGATGGAGGTCGTCTCCTATACCCATCCCGAAAGCGCCCTGGCATCGCTCGGCATCGAATCCTACGATGCCGTGCTGCTGGACCTGACCCTGCCGCAGATCGACGGGCTCGAGGTGTGCCGTCGTCTTCGCGAACGCAGTGACATCCCCATCATCATCTCCTCCGCCCGGCATGACCTCAGCGACAAGGTCATCGCCCTCGAGTACGGGGCGGACGATTACCTCCCCAAGCCCTACGAACCACGCGAACTCGTCGCCCGCATCCAGAGCCACCTGCGGCGCTACGCGGGCACCGTCACGCGCCAATCCTCACGGTTTTCGGTCGATGCCGCGCGCATGCGCATCGACAAAGAAGGCGAGCCCCTCTCCCTCACCGTCGCCGAATACGAACTTCTCGCCCTGCTCATCAAGCATAAAGGCGAAGTCGTCTCCCGCGATTTCATCGCCAACAACGTCGACGCCATCGGCTGGGAGAGCACGGAACGTAGCATCGACGTGCTCATCGGCCGCATCCGCCGCAAGATCGAGACGGACCCGAAACACCCCGCCTTCATCCACTCCGTCCGCGGCGTCGGCTACAAATTTACGGAGTGA
- a CDS encoding B12-binding domain-containing radical SAM protein, whose translation MHTIVLATFNARYSHASLALRYLYANLRELRPQSVIREFVINENIQQLAERILAEAPKIVGISTYIWNAGDVAELIGILKKVSPETVVVLGGPEASHLPHRVDFSHADYIISGEGEIAFYELCRDLLAGTERNERMIKAPMVDLTAIALPYDDYDSNDIQNRYVYLETSRGCPYLCEFCLSAIDDKMRYFDIDVMTAEFEKLWQRGVRSYKFIDRTFNLKLAYANRILDFFLAKDEPYFLHFEVIPDHFPEALRGRIARFAPAALQLEVGIQTLNPAIAENIHRPLRLAKIEENLRFLEEHTRAHLHLDLIVGLPGETLESFAKGLDTLVSWSSGEIQIGILKKLSGTTMARHDDPFGMVYSDAPPYDVLKTTHVSFEEIQRMKRFARYWDILYNSGNFARSVALLWPEGKVFDGFRDFSAWVYGETAATWKIAQERMARLLFDYLVDVRHCDKERVGRAMAADFAKSHGKRLPPFLRTYAPEESSGGEAAQGSASTKRQSMRA comes from the coding sequence ATGCATACCATCGTTCTCGCGACCTTCAACGCCCGCTACAGCCACGCCTCCCTCGCGCTGCGCTACCTCTATGCCAACCTGCGCGAACTGCGCCCCCAGAGCGTCATCCGCGAATTCGTCATCAACGAGAACATCCAGCAGCTCGCCGAACGCATCCTCGCCGAAGCCCCCAAGATCGTCGGGATCAGCACCTACATCTGGAACGCCGGCGACGTCGCGGAGCTGATCGGCATCCTCAAGAAGGTCTCCCCGGAAACCGTCGTCGTCCTCGGCGGACCGGAAGCGTCGCACCTCCCCCACCGCGTCGATTTCTCACACGCCGACTACATCATTAGCGGCGAAGGGGAGATCGCCTTCTACGAGCTCTGCCGCGACCTGCTGGCAGGCACGGAACGGAATGAAAGGATGATCAAGGCCCCAATGGTAGACCTCACTGCCATTGCCCTCCCCTATGACGACTACGATAGCAACGACATCCAAAACCGCTATGTTTACCTGGAGACGTCGCGGGGCTGCCCCTACCTCTGCGAGTTCTGCCTCTCGGCCATTGACGACAAGATGCGCTACTTCGACATCGACGTTATGACCGCGGAGTTCGAGAAGCTCTGGCAGCGCGGGGTGCGCAGCTACAAGTTCATCGACCGCACTTTCAACCTCAAGCTCGCCTACGCGAACAGGATCCTCGACTTTTTCCTCGCCAAAGATGAACCCTACTTCCTGCACTTCGAAGTGATCCCCGACCACTTCCCCGAAGCGCTGCGCGGCCGCATCGCGCGGTTCGCCCCGGCCGCACTGCAGCTCGAAGTCGGCATCCAGACCCTCAACCCGGCGATCGCCGAGAACATCCACCGTCCCCTGCGGCTGGCAAAAATAGAGGAAAACCTCCGTTTCCTCGAGGAGCATACCCGCGCCCACCTGCACCTCGACCTTATCGTCGGCCTCCCCGGCGAGACGCTGGAAAGTTTTGCAAAGGGACTCGACACCCTCGTCTCCTGGAGCAGCGGGGAGATCCAGATCGGCATCCTGAAAAAGCTCTCCGGTACGACGATGGCCCGCCACGACGACCCCTTCGGCATGGTCTATTCCGACGCGCCGCCCTACGACGTCCTCAAGACGACCCATGTCTCCTTCGAAGAGATCCAGAGGATGAAGCGTTTTGCCCGTTACTGGGACATCCTCTACAACAGCGGCAACTTTGCGCGCAGTGTCGCCCTGCTCTGGCCCGAGGGGAAGGTCTTTGACGGTTTCCGGGATTTCAGCGCCTGGGTCTACGGTGAGACCGCGGCGACCTGGAAGATCGCCCAGGAACGGATGGCCCGCCTGCTCTTCGACTACCTCGTCGATGTCAGGCACTGTGACAAAGAGCGCGTCGGCCGCGCGATGGCCGCGGATTTTGCCAAGAGCCACGGCAAACGCCTCCCACCCTTTCTGCGCACCTACGCCCCGGAGGAGAGCAGCGGCGGGGAGGCCGCACAGGGAAGCGCATCGACAAAACGGCAATCGATGCGGGCCTGA
- a CDS encoding alanine/glycine:cation symporter family protein, translating into MEMFEQAVAAAAGFIWGAPVLILLVGTGLFLTIRLRGLQFRALGHAFKLIWHRNDECEGDISHFAALMTALAATVGIGNIVGVATAIALGGPGAVFWMWTIGLIGMATKYSEAVLAVKYRVKGSNGMKGGPMYYISEGAGLPWLGAAFAVFTAVAAFGIGNMVQSNAVASALQGQFALPTWVTGIVLTILSGVVILGGIKSIARFTSVLVPFMIAGYVLGALAIIVLNLDKVPGAFGLIFTHAVTPIAAGGGFVGATVAAAIRYGVARGVFSNESGLGSAPIAAAAAKTDSPTRQALVSMTQTFIDTLVVCTMTALVILMAPQWQEGVAAGELTMASFTHFLGVAGTVIVTAATVLFAYSTLIGWGYYGEKAIEYLFGEGHIRYYRVVFVLMIFVGAVLKLELVWNISDLFNGLMIIPNLIGLLLLHKVIVGETERYFGGNAKQ; encoded by the coding sequence ATGGAGATGTTTGAACAGGCGGTCGCGGCGGCGGCGGGCTTTATATGGGGGGCGCCGGTCCTGATACTGCTGGTCGGTACGGGGCTGTTTCTGACCATTAGGCTGCGTGGGCTCCAGTTCCGCGCGCTGGGACACGCTTTCAAGCTTATCTGGCACCGCAATGATGAATGCGAAGGGGACATCTCCCACTTCGCCGCGCTGATGACGGCCCTGGCCGCGACGGTGGGCATCGGGAATATCGTCGGGGTCGCGACAGCCATCGCGCTGGGCGGTCCCGGCGCGGTCTTCTGGATGTGGACGATAGGGCTCATCGGGATGGCCACGAAGTACTCTGAAGCGGTCCTGGCGGTCAAGTACCGCGTCAAGGGGAGCAACGGCATGAAGGGCGGGCCGATGTACTACATCTCCGAGGGCGCCGGGCTGCCGTGGCTGGGGGCGGCCTTTGCCGTCTTTACGGCGGTGGCGGCCTTCGGCATCGGGAACATGGTGCAGTCCAACGCTGTGGCGTCGGCGCTGCAGGGCCAGTTCGCTTTGCCCACCTGGGTGACCGGGATCGTCCTGACAATTCTTTCGGGGGTCGTCATCCTCGGCGGCATCAAGTCTATCGCCCGCTTTACGAGTGTGCTGGTCCCCTTTATGATCGCCGGCTATGTGCTGGGGGCGCTCGCCATCATCGTGCTGAACCTTGACAAGGTGCCGGGGGCGTTTGGGCTCATCTTTACCCATGCCGTCACGCCGATTGCCGCGGGGGGCGGCTTCGTCGGGGCGACGGTCGCGGCGGCCATAAGGTACGGGGTCGCGCGGGGCGTCTTTTCCAACGAATCGGGCCTCGGTTCCGCGCCCATCGCCGCGGCGGCGGCCAAGACGGATTCGCCGACCCGTCAGGCGCTGGTCAGCATGACGCAGACCTTCATCGACACCCTGGTCGTCTGTACGATGACGGCACTGGTCATCCTGATGGCGCCGCAGTGGCAAGAAGGGGTGGCGGCAGGGGAGCTGACGATGGCAAGCTTCACCCACTTCCTGGGCGTTGCCGGGACGGTGATTGTGACGGCCGCGACGGTGCTCTTCGCCTACTCGACGCTGATCGGCTGGGGCTACTACGGCGAAAAGGCGATTGAGTACCTCTTCGGCGAAGGGCACATCCGCTATTACCGCGTCGTTTTCGTGCTGATGATCTTCGTCGGGGCGGTGCTGAAGCTGGAGCTGGTCTGGAACATCTCCGACCTCTTCAACGGGCTGATGATCATCCCGAACCTGATCGGCCTCCTGCTGCTGCATAAGGTGATTGTGGGCGAGACCGAGCGCTATTTCGGCGGCAACGCGAAGCAATAA
- a CDS encoding ArsS family sensor histidine kinase, translating into MPRHSSIFFKLNLFFLLALSTLALLFALFHVTASHMEDRREVLRGMELGRLLRHTRSAGEAERAAALLEAQFTLLEHDALPAGARELLPPRRDKEHEDDEHREKPHLRLYEADGSYYFRSTLRRDPFVIRDERSAENFGGLQLIFVLLLAGLVTLYILLRRSLLPLRELHAQIRRFGQGELEIDTSSTRRDEIAAIANEFNDAVEQLRQLRASRQLFLRNVMHELKTPLTKGKLSLAMMEENEQTAYLNRLFSRMDDLINGVAQVEKLQSIGLDRTPQKLGALLETAVHQLYLSAERRQALMITIEPDVSINADAPLFISALSNLLDNALKYSSAPPVTVTADRQGICIANTGAPLDVPLDTIMQPFSSANPAGGLGLGLSITDTVVQAHGFTLVYDYREGTHRFCIRF; encoded by the coding sequence ATGCCCCGCCATAGCTCCATCTTTTTCAAGCTCAACCTCTTCTTCCTCCTCGCCCTCTCCACCCTGGCCCTGCTCTTTGCCCTGTTCCATGTCACCGCATCGCATATGGAGGATCGCCGGGAGGTTTTGCGGGGGATGGAGCTGGGGCGCCTGCTGCGCCACACCCGCAGTGCAGGAGAAGCCGAACGCGCCGCCGCACTCCTGGAGGCGCAGTTCACGCTCCTCGAGCACGATGCCCTCCCCGCAGGCGCCCGGGAACTCCTACCGCCCCGCCGCGACAAGGAGCATGAGGACGATGAACACCGGGAAAAACCGCATCTGAGGCTCTACGAGGCGGACGGGAGCTACTACTTCCGTTCCACGCTCCGCCGCGACCCTTTCGTCATCAGAGACGAACGGAGCGCCGAAAACTTCGGCGGCCTGCAGCTGATCTTCGTGCTGCTGCTGGCGGGGCTCGTCACCCTCTATATCCTGCTGCGCCGCAGCCTGCTGCCGCTGCGCGAACTCCATGCCCAGATCCGCCGTTTCGGCCAGGGCGAACTCGAGATCGACACCTCCAGCACGCGCCGCGACGAGATCGCGGCGATCGCCAACGAGTTCAACGACGCCGTGGAGCAGCTCCGGCAACTGCGCGCGTCACGCCAGCTCTTTCTGCGCAACGTCATGCATGAGCTGAAAACCCCGCTGACCAAGGGCAAACTCTCCCTGGCGATGATGGAAGAAAACGAGCAGACCGCTTACCTCAACCGTCTTTTCAGCCGGATGGACGACCTCATCAACGGCGTCGCACAGGTCGAAAAGCTCCAGAGCATCGGGCTCGACCGCACACCCCAAAAGCTCGGTGCGCTGCTGGAAACCGCAGTGCATCAGCTCTACCTTTCCGCCGAGCGGCGCCAGGCGCTGATGATCACCATCGAACCAGACGTCAGCATCAATGCCGACGCCCCCCTCTTCATCAGTGCCCTGTCCAACCTCCTCGACAACGCCCTAAAATACAGCAGCGCGCCCCCGGTCACCGTCACCGCCGACCGCCAGGGGATCTGCATCGCCAACACGGGTGCACCGCTGGATGTCCCTTTGGACACGATCATGCAGCCCTTCTCCAGCGCCAATCCGGCTGGCGGGCTCGGGCTCGGCCTCTCCATCACCGATACCGTCGTGCAGGCGCACGGCTTCACCCTCGTCTACGACTACCGCGAGGGGACGCACCGCTTCTGCATCCGCTTCTAA
- a CDS encoding Spy/CpxP family protein refolding chaperone, translating into MKRTLLIGALLAAAGTSAFAGPHGGDRMLFNSLDLTTAQKQQLKTIRKEARDERFKLRDQMDDLRDKTNDRILAVLTEDQKKAYIAARSDRMQQRMDKRCDRDKMPMKRPKYD; encoded by the coding sequence ATGAAACGGACACTTCTCATCGGAGCACTGCTCGCAGCCGCCGGCACGAGCGCCTTCGCAGGGCCGCACGGCGGCGACCGCATGCTTTTTAATTCCCTCGACCTCACAACGGCGCAGAAACAGCAGCTCAAGACCATCCGCAAGGAAGCGCGGGACGAACGGTTCAAACTGAGAGACCAGATGGACGATCTGCGCGATAAAACTAACGACCGCATCCTCGCCGTCCTCACCGAAGACCAGAAGAAAGCCTACATCGCCGCGCGCAGCGACCGTATGCAACAGCGTATGGATAAACGGTGCGATCGTGATAAAATGCCAATGAAGAGACCAAAATACGACTAG